One Cicer arietinum cultivar CDC Frontier isolate Library 1 chromosome 8, Cicar.CDCFrontier_v2.0, whole genome shotgun sequence DNA segment encodes these proteins:
- the LOC101504667 gene encoding uncharacterized protein At5g65660 has product MEGHDLSPPQVDTSRPSLGFPLGTALLLIIIFSLSGIFSCCYHWEKFRSLHQSLSDLEAAHSHTQSPPSKSKPHSTGMEGEKKGQSLTVLMPGDDVPKFIAMPCPCQPLQLEEINVCVDEPPLKPP; this is encoded by the exons ATGGAGGGCCACGATCTATCGCCACCTCAAGTAGACACATCTCGACCGTCCCTTGGGTTCCCACTTGGCACCGCCCTCCTCTTGATAATCATATTCAGCTTAAGTGGCATCTTCTCATGTTGCTACCACTGGGAAAAGTTCCGTTCACTTCATCAATCTCTTTCCGATCTTGAAGCTGCACACTCCCACACACAATCCCCACCCTCAAAGTCTAAACCTCACTCCAcg GGAATGGAGGGGGAAAAGAAAGGACAAAGTTTGACGGTGTTGATGCCAGGGGATGATGTCCCTAAGTTTATAGCTATGCCTTGTCCATGTCAACCTTTGCAGCTAGAAGAGATTAATGTTTGTGTCGACGAGCCACCGCTCAAACCACCGTGA